From Carassius auratus strain Wakin chromosome 1, ASM336829v1, whole genome shotgun sequence, the proteins below share one genomic window:
- the LOC113107642 gene encoding uncharacterized protein LOC113107642: MSGGLVFGVVGGFDKGACSNTFDDPRLDSTLSTMKAYVCIETLTSVSYSQSLTEMERSRVALIVLMFLLLHQTRIYGEEVEMKVRPGDNITLYCDRSLTSGLGILWIRNCSHENQPSLIIDFRQWELKIFQRFSSIYNRYSNSNDLHISNISDSDLGLYYCAELERRVNKDDKGIISSSEVYYYGNRTTRLSLEEQVTSCSEPSAPPDCVLCWTLLFSVCPVCVLLSSLLSSVCVFCFCRAQTTGSDWSAEMLTADVNKWDPMENHQCEMSKTGKICLHTEVSYRLLTSAYPYAKM; encoded by the exons ATGTCTGGAGGACTTGTGTTTGGCGTGGTAGGTGGATTTGACAAAGGAGCTTGCTCAAACACATTTGATGATCCCAGGCTGGACTCCACTTTGTCCACG atgaaagcttACGTCTGCATTGAGACCCTCACCAGTGTCAGTTATTCACAATCACTCACTGAGATGGAGAGGTCAAGAGTTGCTCTCATTGTGCTTatgt ttttactcTTACATCAGACAAGAATCTATGGAGAAGAAGTTGAGATGAAAGTCAGACCAGGAGACAACATCACTCTCTACTGTGATCGCTCTCTAACTTCTGGTCTAGGCATTTTATGGATAAGAAACTGCTCTCATGAAAATCAACCCTCTCTCATAATAGATTTTAGGCAATGGGAACTGAAGATATTTCAGCGTTTCAGCTCTATCTACAACCGCTACAGTAATTCTAATGATCTACATATTTCCAAcatcagtgactctgatctgggACTGTACTACTGTGCAGAACTAGAGAGAAGGGTAAACAAAGATGACAAAGGCATCATCTCCTCATCAGAAGTGTACTATTATGGAAACCGAACAACTCGTCTCTCTCTAGAAG AACAAGTGACTTCCTGTTCTGAACCCTCCGCTCCTCCTGACTGTGTGCTCTGCTGGACGCTGCTGTTCAGTGTGTGTCCGGTGTGTGTTCTCCTCTCTTCACTCCTGTCCTCCGTCTGTGTGTTCTGCTTCTGTCGGGCTCAAACTACAG GTTCTGATTGGAGTGCAGAGATGCTCACAGCGGATGTTAATAAG TGGGATCCTATGGAGAATCATCAGTGTGAGATGAGTAAGACTGGAAAGATCTGCCTTCACACTGAAGTCTCTTATAGACTATTGACCTCTGCCTATCCCTATGCCAAGATGTGA